TGGTTATACTGTTGGTGGAACAATCCGTATTGTGATCAATAACCAAATTGGTTTTACCACCTCTAACCCAAATGACACCCGTTCAACAGAATACTGTACTGACATCGCGAAAATGATTCAGGCACCGATTATTCATGTTAATGGTGATGATCCTGAAGCAGTCGCTTTTGCCGCGAGAATGGCGGTGGAATATCGCAATTTATTCAAACGCGATATTTTCATTGATCTGATTTCTTATCGTCGTCATGGTCATAATGAAGCGGATGAACCATTAGCCACTCAACCAATGATGTATAGCATCATTAAAAAACATCCAACGCCACGTAAAGTCTATGCAGATCGTTTAATTGCTGAAGGGATGATTACCGAAGAAGAAGCCATTGAAATGATGAATCTCTATCGTGATGCTTTAGATAACGGCGATCGCGTAGTGAAAGAGTGGCGAGAAATGAATACCGCCCAAATGGACTGGTTGCAATATCTCAACTATGACTGGACATCCCCTTACGAAAGTAAATTCCCACGAGAGCGTTTCCAAACTTTAGCGGAGCGTGTCAGTGAATATCCAGAAACCTTACGTGCTCATCCTCGTGTCGAAAAAATCTATGCTGATCGCCGTGAAATGGCAAAAGGCGAGAAATTGCTCGATTGGGGTATGGCAGAGACTATGGCATACGCAACCTTATTAGATGAAGGTGCTAATGTTCGTTTATCGGGTGAAGATGCAGGACGTGGTACGTTCTTCCATCGCCATGCAGTTGTGCATAATCAAAATGACGGGACAGGCTATGTGCCATTAACGCATTTGCACGCCAACCAAGGTCGTTTTGAGGTGTGGGATTCAGTATTATCCGAAGAAGCCGTATTGGCTTTTGAATATGGCTATGCGACAACAGATCCAAAAACATTAACCATTTGGGAAGCGCAATTTGGTGACTTTGCAAACGGCGCACAAATCGTGATTGACCAATTTATTAGTTCTGGCGAACAAAAATGGGGCAGAATGTGTGGCTTGGTGATGTTATTACCACATGGTTATGAAGGCCAAGGCCCAGAGCACTCATCCGCTCGTTTAGAACGTTATTTACAACTTTGTGCAGAACAGAATATGCAAGTGTGTATTCCATCTACACCAGCACAGGTTTACCACATGTTACGTCGTCAATCGATCCGTAAAATGCGTCGTCCATTAATTGGTATTTCACCAAAATCTTTATTACGTCATCCACTTGCCGTGTCAAGTTTAGATGAATTAGTAAATGGCACATTCCAAACAGTCATTGGTGAAATTGATAACATTGATCCGAAACAAGTTAAACGTGTAGTTCTATGTTCAGGTAAAGTGTATTACGATCTCTTGGAACAACGTCGTGCGAATAACCAAACAGATGTGGCGATTATTCGTATTGAGCAGCTTTATCCGTATCCACATGAAGATGTGAAGAAAGCGTTAGAGCCTTATGCTCATGTGATGGATTATGTATGGTGTCAAGAAGAGCCATTAAACCAAGGCGCTTGGTATTGTAGTAAGCATAACTTTGACAGCTCGCTGCCAGAGCATGTGAAGTTAAAATATGCAGGTCGTCCTGCCTCTGCTTCACCAGCGGTAGGTTATATGTCTTTACACACCAAACAGCAAAAACAATTGGTAGAAGACGCGCTGACACTGTAAAAGTTCGGTCGAAATTTCAGTAATTTTTAAAGAAAGAATAATT
This is a stretch of genomic DNA from Haemophilus parainfluenzae. It encodes these proteins:
- the sucA gene encoding 2-oxoglutarate dehydrogenase E1 component, translating into MQHYNAFDEWLASTALGGSNQSYIEELYERYLEDPSSVDESWRATFDALPKTTAVEQPHSPVRDYFRRLARENTTEAVTVIDPEASAKLVKVLQFINAYRFRGHLEAKLDPINYYRWKVSTVPELDYRYHGFTEQDLNETFNINHYVYHRDNIKLGDLAEMLKETYCGSIGLEFMHVQDMEQKSWLQSKLESQLNKPLFTKEEKINLLSELTAADGLERYLGAKFPGAKRFSLEGSDAFIPLMKEIIRHASKQGVQDVMFGMAHRGRLNMLVNVLGKKPEDLFDEFAGKHSGERTGDVKYHQGFSSDFAVGDRRVHLTLAFNPSHLEIVSPVVIGAVRSRQTKKNDTERNQVLAVTVHGDSAVAGQGVVQETLNMSNARGYTVGGTIRIVINNQIGFTTSNPNDTRSTEYCTDIAKMIQAPIIHVNGDDPEAVAFAARMAVEYRNLFKRDIFIDLISYRRHGHNEADEPLATQPMMYSIIKKHPTPRKVYADRLIAEGMITEEEAIEMMNLYRDALDNGDRVVKEWREMNTAQMDWLQYLNYDWTSPYESKFPRERFQTLAERVSEYPETLRAHPRVEKIYADRREMAKGEKLLDWGMAETMAYATLLDEGANVRLSGEDAGRGTFFHRHAVVHNQNDGTGYVPLTHLHANQGRFEVWDSVLSEEAVLAFEYGYATTDPKTLTIWEAQFGDFANGAQIVIDQFISSGEQKWGRMCGLVMLLPHGYEGQGPEHSSARLERYLQLCAEQNMQVCIPSTPAQVYHMLRRQSIRKMRRPLIGISPKSLLRHPLAVSSLDELVNGTFQTVIGEIDNIDPKQVKRVVLCSGKVYYDLLEQRRANNQTDVAIIRIEQLYPYPHEDVKKALEPYAHVMDYVWCQEEPLNQGAWYCSKHNFDSSLPEHVKLKYAGRPASASPAVGYMSLHTKQQKQLVEDALTL